Genomic segment of Gigantopelta aegis isolate Gae_Host chromosome 10, Gae_host_genome, whole genome shotgun sequence:
CCCATAAAACCTTTTTCCCTTGATGTGCAGTATtttcaatgttttgaaaatttacaataaaagaatTAAATCTATCCCTGCCTCCATTTTCTAAACAAATTGAGATGAAAAtttagcatttattttattatgaccTTTTCGACAGACAATAGTTGATTGATTATAGCCATGAAGGGAGGTATTTCTGGAATCCGCTCGTCTGCCTTAGGTCTGGTCAACCTGTACTTGATTAATTGGTGACACTGATCAGTTGGCCTACTTTGTAGCTTAGCAGAATCAATTAAGCTGGTCTTCAAAGCTGCTTTGAAGAGACTAATTCATCACTGAAAGATAGAACAGATAGTTGAGCCTTATTTTGAGATCTTGTCACATCATGTTGGCCTTGTAACCTGGTGGTTGTGTGGAACacattattatcattaacatGGATTTATCCAGGCTGCCTATGGGTCCGAACATAGGCcccttccccccaaaaaaagtgGCACagaatgttttataatttctatgctaaaaattcccaataaATACTGGAAATAAATCTATACAATCATAGATTCCAATTTTTGTTTCAACCTCTTGCAAGCACTGACATCATATACTGTTAATACTTTGcagaatacattttattttagtcaATTTTCAGATGTGAAGCTggactcccatggctagtgatattcagtgttgggctagtaaataactattattgccatgcccgatggctagtgtaAAACAATTTGTGAAATGCTGCAGTTAgtctattttgttaatatgaatatcctgaccgcACCCCAACccaccaatgttagtgttttcaaGCTCTATtcccctctttaggtgacatatctgattattatcattatttagtaaaattgtattaacttaaagtaaagtagggctagttaatttttaatcatggctagtacattttaaaaaccactgatcccatggctagtggaatTTATAAGAATTCTGGAAGCTACACAGTGTAGTGCAtttcctttattattattaaaaaaagtaggTACACCAAACAATTTAGTAGTCAAAATATTGTTTCCACaacaggggtggggaaaaataaaattgtcaatcggtcccatgTGATGTCATCACTACCGGAGGGGGGTGGCATAGAgggaaaagaagaaaggaatacaaatctaaattataaaatcatttaaaaggtgatatttgccaaatagtgtgtgttttttttaaaatcatagtggcatttatatatttttatcttgaacCATGAACACGAaatgataaacatcaaaacatgaaagaaaaacaaaatgtttgatcacatcagcaaaaaaaacctaattgtaatataaaacaaggaataaaagttatgcattttaactcccatatatgtataaaaagtacgagtattcagtaccgGTACTGTgtcttgaaaattaataaacaataacactgaTGGATTCCACAATTAGCAGTTAACATGGGTTAATTTAGCAATTGGTAAGGTGAGCCATGGTTTTGGCTATCAGAGTCGATATACATGtgtgcaggtagattaaatatattcatcaattGAATTCCTGGAAAATTGTATGACTTTGTTCCATGTAGTAGtaataacatgatttaaattaaTGGGCGGGGTCGCAGCATGGTGGTAAAGTGCTGACCTGATACACGGttactggccttggtggcgtcgtggttaggccatcggtctacatgctggtaggtactgggttcagatcccagtcgaggcatcagatttttaatctagatactaactccaaaccttgagtgagtgttccgcaagactcaatgggtagacccatgtaaaccacttgcaccaaccagtgatccataactggttcaacaaaggccatggtttgtgctatcctgcctgtgggaagtgcaaataaaagatcccttgctgctaatcggaagagtagcccatgaagtggtgacagcgggtttcctctcaaaatctgtgtggtccttaaccatatgtctaacgccatataactgtaaataaaaaaaattaagtgcgtcgttaaataaaacatttctttctttctttccaatagtgGATGAGAATTAAATcgatgcgctctagtggtgatgttaaatgtttaaacttcagtattaataataaaatttaagagcatgaagtacttgggtcataggatcaaaccccctgGGTGGACCCATTGATGTTTTATCTGTTACAGtcagttatttatataatagccatggtacatgtgtttgtgttttgtccaGTCTGTGAAAAAGGAAGGTATgtagggaatgttttatttaatgacacactcaacacattttatttacggttatatggcgtcggaaatatcgttaaggaccacacagatattgagagaggacacctgctgtcgccacttcatgggctagtcttttcgattagcagcaagggatcttttatacgcaccatcccacagacaggatcacaaataccacggcctttgatataccagttgtagtgcactggctgaagcgagaaatagcccaatggaaccaccgatggggatcgatcccagactgaccgcacatcgaacggatgctttaccactgggctacatccagtggtaaaaagtgcatataaaatatcctatGCTGCTAgtgtaaaaaaacacattagTGGGAAAATTGTAGCAGTAAAATGGCGTCATGACAGTAATTCATGAGTGCATTCCATTGCAACTGCCTGTTGGTAAATATACATTGAGCTCTGCTTTGTGCAGGTTTAAATTTGTCAGATCAGATTTGGAAGTGGCAATCCTCTTACAGACAGAGTAGGAAGGATGCTTGATCTGTAGGAAGGAGGCTTGATCTGTGTAGAATCAATCTCTGTCGGTGGGAtctctcactccagccagtgtgcaccatgactggtacatcaaaggccatagtatatgctatcctgtctatgggatggtgcatataaaagttcccttgctgctaataaaaaaaaaaagtagcccatgaagtggcgacagcgggtttcctccctcaatatctgtgtggtctttaaccatacatgtgtgtctgacgccatataaccgtaaataaaatgtgttgagtgcgtcattaaataaaccatttcctgtcGGTGAGCTCATTCACGCcataactagtgtaacaaaggctataaTATATACCGTCATGTCTGTTGAATAGGgcttgtaataaaaatatgtcgTCCATGGAGTGATGGTAACATACTTTTTCCATCATTATCTGTACCCCtgtgcatgctgtaacctcaccgtggtgcaggggtgtaacattctccttgagaatggccaatacagcacaaattgagtaaaagtcagtatctatctgtgatatttgagtttttgcacggttctttacactgtgtttttgtttacctgttgaatttttattattgatgttgatcatcgctatagatttgcatttaccatagtttgacaccaaatagccgatgtatttttcgtgctggggtgtcgttaaacatccattcattcattatctgTATGacccataaccatatgtcatgTCTGCCATATTATATAaccttaaaataaaaatatgtttaagtgtgtcataattttttttttccttcgtTCATTTATGGCTTTATCATAAATTAGCTTTGAAAGAATCTATTTTGACAGTTTGTGacattactttgttttattatcaggTGAGTGAACTTTatttagtaaatacatgtacctataaaATGGTGTAATCGGGAGATGTGataatttaccatttatttGTTTCAGGATCAATTTTGAGTTTTCCTTTGATGATGCAATGGCTGAGAGAGGGTGTACAGTCTATTCCTTTGATCCAAGGTGAGAGTGACATATGGAAAATAGTCTTCAGGGATTTATCCATGATTGTTTGCCAGGGTCCGATGTCAGATGGGATTGGGACAATTAGCGctagtaaatcatacttgggatattttttaggccactgaatgatgcacatatatatatgttgaatTTTTAGCACAGATATTGGGAATTTTCAATACCACTTTCTTTTGGGGGTCCTATGTTTAGACCCACAGAACGTCTGGATAAATCCCAGGTCTTTTGAACAATACTGGTATCACAAGCATCGCATCACGTCATGCACATCACATCAAACAGAAAGAAATTAATGCTTACAGATATAAATTTCTTTATTACTGTTAATAATAATGAGACTTAGTCATCTACATGTAAGAGACAAAACTTTCAAGGTTTTTTTTCCAGTATTATTCGATTCTCAAGATTCACTATTTTAATTTTCCAGAACAATGGGTGAATGGTTAGTAAGACAGGTGTATGTAGTGGGGCTTTTCTTTGGGTGGAATTCAACCaccctcagtggcatcgtggttaagccattggacataaggctggtaggtactgggttcacagcccggtactggctcccacccagagcgagttttaacgactcggtgggtaggtgtaaggccactacaccctcttccctctcactaaccactaacaattatcaactaacccactatcctggacagacagcccagatagctgaggtgtgtgcccaggacagcgtgcttgaaccttagttggatataagcacagaaacaagttgaaatgaaatgggtgGAATTCAGTACTAGGATGTAAACCCAGGACCAACTATGTAAAGGATTAACCactactgggggggggggtgggggggggggggggatgggggggggggtgggggaaaaCAATTATCTTGGTaacaattattaattgtttCATACTTTTGTTTCAGTATGGGTGTTACTGACCACAAGCACTCATCAAGAGTTTATTTTAAGAATATGGGCATTGGGGCAAAAGATGTTGATGACTTCATTCCAAATTTCGATGGTTATGTGCAGTTAACGCAGAGATGGAAAATGAGAACCCTCAAATCAATACGGAAAATGCTTGGTCATGAAAATGTAAGTATGGCAGGGCTCGtactgtcggtagccaaattagccattggctaataaataaaaaaaggctaataaaatatttaagttgcTAAAAGTTTTACtaaaccattttctatcttctgatgtgaacaaacggttacataatctatccgacacctgaaatataataataataccaaatattaaattaGTGTAATAGCATTCTCGCAACCGATAATGAGAAATGGtgtcatccagaatacagcgtaatgtttgcttatttcaataatcacggttattaatttttacgGCAtgtattcaacatgtatgaaagCAAAGTCTGAAGGATCTGtagcttgttattttaactttgtaaagtctttgaaccaaagtaataaaaatgactgatattgcgtgtcagtttcaataatacacatgctagttcagggccaaaaGACAAGTAGGCTAGGACCATGTTCAGTCAGACTATGGCCTTTACTTGAACACAGAGATGTGATTTTTGAGCTTTTTAACAGATTTCAGCtgtttgattttttattaaaataaaaaaaaaaaattctcagaAAGTATGGTAACCTAAATTAAATTTGGTTTGGAATGCAGAAAATGACCTTTATATAGCAGTTAACTGTTATTTAACTGGCATTTTTTAAATGAGTATTATGTCCCTGTGAATGTTATCTGCCTCTTATTAAGCTGCATGTGTGACCTACCTAAATGTGAACTGTATACAATACTGGCCCATGCCTGGAGCGGAAAATGGGtgtaatggaaagaaagaaatgttttatttaacgacgcactcaacacattttatttacggttatatggggtcagacatatggttaaggatcacacagatttttaaaggaaacccgctgtcgccacttcatagatcttttatttgcgcttcccacaggcaggatagcacaaaccatggcctttgttgaaccaattatggatcactggtcagtgcaagtggtttacacctacccattgagccttgcagagcactcactcggggtttggagtcggtatctggattcaaaatcccatgcctcgactggtatccgaacccagtacctaccagcctgttgaccgatggcctaaccacaacgccactgaggccggtgggTGTGATGGATGCATAAACACATGCTCACATTAGAAaaagtgttaaacaaaacctgcAAGACCATATTGTGTCCATATACACAAAAAGAGGATAAATATTGGCTATTGAAAGTCAACATTTTGCAAAAataccctccctccctccccccgtACAGTAGATCCCCTCTCAGAAGAtcaagtgtgtatgtgtatataaactTGATAGGCTTTcttcatacatatatgtatgaacttttacttttatttttcatttaagtTTGTAACAAGATATTCATCATACACCGTTATTAATAGTTTCTACTTTGCTAAACAGTTTTCAGGCATGTCATCTGTTAACCAGACAGCACTTGTAGGGGAGATAACTCTGTACCAGAAAActggaacttttttttttatttaaaaaaaagaaaagttaattttttttttagtaatatattttttttactttgcaGGCTGTGATAGATGTACTGAAGATAGATATTGAAATCTATGAATGGCCAGTCGTGGCAAATTTTCTTCAAGATGAAATGTTTCAACATGTCCGCCAGTTTCTCGTGGAATGGCATATATTTCCAAATGAGCCAAACAGAGCAGAATTTCAGCAGATGTACAAATCATTTACAGAACTGGAAAAGGTTGGAATGAAGTACTTCTACGTTGATTCAGGGTCCAGGTATCACCATTACAGGTACTGGAATTCACAGTCAGATATGTGTTATGTGAACACGAAATTCAAATTACCGTCACAGTGAGTAAAAAGCAGAATTGTCTTCATGTGTTACGTCAACACAAAATTGTGATTTTCATAACAGTAAATGAACAACAGGATTGTCGCTTTGTGTCACGTCAACACAAAATTCAGATTCCCATCAAAGTGAAATGATAGTATCTAGAAC
This window contains:
- the LOC121383584 gene encoding methyltransferase-like protein 24, which produces MLEKLWTMTRFLSDSVQKRFNLRIVFFITLLSFLSTLVYFYFIYNPIPTKPDLCRIWENDPNKSNTSLLWWQWACLIEKEIDKPYPYQCQNVKTVGNWYICWDKPYRPRKPCIVYSFGINFEFSFDDAMAERGCTVYSFDPSMGVTDHKHSSRVYFKNMGIGAKDVDDFIPNFDGYVQLTQRWKMRTLKSIRKMLGHENAVIDVLKIDIEIYEWPVVANFLQDEMFQHVRQFLVEWHIFPNEPNRAEFQQMYKSFTELEKVGMKYFYVDSGSRYHHYRYWNSQSDMCYVNTKFKLPSQ